A window of Littorina saxatilis isolate snail1 linkage group LG7, US_GU_Lsax_2.0, whole genome shotgun sequence contains these coding sequences:
- the LOC138971506 gene encoding prestin-like has protein sequence MPVPSDTPSRFLQQRESLSSATAQGMPQLVVTSRRCYTQDQLDEAYTQTSVPLTLGAFVKDQCRCSASTLKKKLFGFFPIFSVLKNYNWRFKFAMVDVINGFSVGFLHLPQGLGFGLLASLKPVHGLYSSFFPVLVYMVFGTSPHVSMGTNAVVALLAASVIDSKVQGLGLDKGGNHTMSEEELLHFKVGVAGASCFIGGLLLIAMGLLRMGFLTNFMAKSFIGGFSFAAAVHITMSQLVKLLHLKIPSRTGMGKLVFTTIDVCKNIADTNAADVIVGLISAVILLGVSIGVNQRYKHRLKIPIPIELIVVVLSTFVSHFADLKRNFGLDVVGDIPQGMPAPSIPPFDLMPSIIKESVITAILIFALTISMAKLTAKLHDITIDDNQELVAYGMCNLVGAFFQNFSSSISPPRTMMLSAMRSRSTLNGVTSAVFILLVLLVAGQLFVSLPIAMLSAMIVAAMKDLLFQVTILKQLWYINKSDFFIWLLTAVCSVFGDLDIGLLVGVVVSMVTVLIVSQLAKGTLLGKSSYEDLIIDLDRRGIFPFPGVTIFRFESQLHFASAERFKSEMYRKVCDPTTSTRKDCYEIDVDEQTDTARANLQAETHKTLSGRDGLALSPGIDFPSKDVVNDVDHLRPSGVGIRRENSEESAVDKSMVQVVPPDVQQDGKAEDGQLDVEVHGGKDVQGEGRLLVQEGEGTDPAKQHDRTNNAPLAIEKDDKTASLTTVPMAPDSLSDISHVILDCSTMTYIDITGVDTLHLIITQFSRAGVSVLLTDIPPTTLGILTRAKFFEHEDHQRVHHSVLDALIAIRATRSQRKSTRKSFADFGTTLES, from the exons ATGCCCGTTCCGTCCGACACACCGTCACGGTTCCTGCAGCAGAGAGAATCATTATCATCAGCAACAGCGCAGGGGATGCCGCAACTGGTAGTCACCAGCCGGAGATGCTACACCCAGGACCAGCTAGATGAGGCGTACACTCAGACGTCTGTGCCGCTTACCTTGGGCGCCTTCGTCAAGGATCAGTGCAG GTGTTCAGCAAGCACCTTGAAGAAAAAACTCTTCGGTTTCTTCCCCATCTTCTCCGTCCTGAAGAACTACAACTGGCGTTTCAAATTCGCTATGGTCGACGTCATCAACGGCTTCTCTGTGGGCTTCCTGCATCTTCCTCAAGGCCTTGGCTTTGGCCTCCTGGCCTCCCTCAAGCCGGTTCATGGCCTCTACTCTTCTTTCTTCCCGGTGCTGGTGTACATGGTCTTCGGGACGTCACCGCACGTTTCCATGGGAACAAACGCGGTGGTGGCTCTGCTCGCCGCTAGTGTGATAGACAGCAAGGTGCAGGGTCTGGGCTTAGACAAGGGAGGTAACCACACGATGAGCGAGGAAGAGTTACTTCACTTCAAG GTGGGTGTTGCCGGGGCTTCCTGTTTCATCGGCGGACTGCTATTGATAGCCATGGGGTTGCTACGTATGGGTTTCCTCACCAACTTCATGGCCAAGTCTTTTATTGGCGGCTTCTCCTTTGCTGCTGCTGTCCACATTACTATGAGTCAG TTGGTGAAGCTGCTTCACCTCAAGATCCCCAGCAGGACGGGGATGGGGAAGCTGGTCTTCACCACCATCGACGTCTGCAAGAACATCGCCGACACCAACGCGGCCGACGTCATCGTGGGGCTGATATCCGCAGTCATCCTACTCGGAGTCAGCATCGGGGTCAACCAACGCTACAAACACAGACTGAAGATCCCCATCCCTATCGAGCTGATCGTCGTCGTTCTCTCCACCTTCGTCTCTCACTTCGCGGACCTCAAGAGAAACTTCGGGTTGGACGTGGTCGGGGACATCCCTCAGGGCATGCCGGCTCCGTCCATCCCTCCCTTCGACCTCATGCCCAGTATAATTAAGGAGTCCGTCATCACCGCCATCCTCATCTTCGCTTTGACCATCTCCATGGCCAAGCTGACCGCCAAGCTTCACGACATCACCATCGACGACAACCAGGAGCTGGTGGCCTACGGGATGTGTAACCTGGTGGGGGCATTCTTCCAGAACTTCTCCTCCAGCATCTCTCCTCCCCGGACTATGATGTTGAGCGCCATGAGGTCCAGGTCCACGCTGAACGGAGTCACGTCTGCTGTGTTCATCCTGCTGGTGTTGCTGGTCGCGGGGCAACTGTTCGTGTCGCTCCCTATCGCCATGCTGTCGGCTATGATCGTCGCGGCCATGAAGGATCTACTGTTTCAG GTGACAATCCTGAAGCAGCTGTGGTACATCAACAAAAGCGACTTCTTCATCTGGCTGCTGACGGCTGTGTGTAGCGTCTTTGGTGACCTTGACATTGGGCTGCTCGTGGGCGTGGTGGTTTCCATGGTGACCGTTCTGATCGTTAGTCAGCTGGCCAAGGGGACGTTGCTGGGGAAATCCAGCTACGAAGATCTCATCATAGACCTTGATCGCAGAGGGATCTTTCCTTTTCCTGGCGTAACGATATTTAG GTTTGAATCTCAGCTGCATTTCGCCAGTGCGGAGCGCTTCAAATCAGAGATGTACAGAAAGGTGTGCGACCCAACGACCAGCACGCGAAAAGACTGCTACGAGATCGATGTCGACGAGCAAACCGACACCGCCAGAGCGAACCTCCAGGCAGAGACCCACAAGACTCTTTCAGGCAGAGATGGTCTTGCCTTGAGCCCAGGGATAGACTTTCCGTCGAAGGACGTGGTGAATGACGTGGACCACCTTAGACCATCAGGCGTGGGCATAAGGAGAGAGAACAGTGAAGAGTCCGCAGTGGATAAGAGCATGGTCCAGGTCGTACCTCCTGACGTCCAGCAGGATGGAAAGGCCGAGGATGGACAGTTGGACGTCGAAGTGCATGGAGGTAAAGACGTCCAGGGGGAGGGGAGGCTACTCGTCCAGGAGGGTGAAGGAACAGACCCCGCCAAGCAGCACGACAGGACCAACAACGCCCCCCTGGCTATCGAGAAGGACGACAAGACGGCCTCGTTGACCACAGTGCCCATGGCGCCGGACTCGCTGAGCGACATCAGCCACGTCATCTTGGACTGCAGCACCATGACCTACATCGACATCACGGGCGTGGACACGCTGCACCTCATCATCACGCAGTTCTCTAGGGCCGGGGTGTCCGTGCTGCTGACCGACATCCCGCCCACCACACTGGGCATCCTGACCAGGGCCAAGTTCTTCGAGCACGAGGACCACCAGCGCGTGCACCACAGCGTGCTGGACGCGCTGATCGCCATCCGCGCCACGAGGAGCCAGAGGAAGAGCACCAGGAAGAGCTTTGCTGACTTCGGCACCACCTTGGAATCATGA
- the LOC138971507 gene encoding prestin-like isoform X2: MDEGSDETTSFCHQDKMVTTPVTPTEHVILRRHLYTQVALDDTYKDQSESSTACDVIKRTCQVSPKCVGRQALNYFPVAKTLRGYKWRQWAFADIISGLSVGFIHMPQGLGFGLLASLKPVHGLYTTFFPILVYLLFGTSPHVSMGSNAVIALLTAGLVERETEHLVSALGVNETLSEEELLEYKVGIAAASCFVGGLILLGMGILRLGFITNFLAKSFIGGFTFAAAVHISTSQIVKMLHLKLPMRTGLGKLVLTYIDIFSNIRDVNVADLIVGLLCMAVLLAVKLGINERYKQKLKIPIPIELIVVILSTLVSHFAKLNEKFGIAIVGDVPVGMPAPSLPRMESLPRVATDAFVTAILIFALTISLAKLTAKLHDVIIDDNQELVAYGLCQLVGSFFQNFPSCTAPPRTMMLSSLGSKSTLNGVTSAVFILLVLLVVGQLFVSLPIAMLAAMIIVAMKDLLLQIRNLKPFWHVNKPDFFIWILTAFVSVFGDLDIGLLAGVVFSMVTVLVVSQLAKGTLLGKANNEDVIVDLDRKGVSAPPGVKIFRFESALYFASQERFKNQLFSLVMNPTTSPRKDKREMVIPDVSKVDLDNPNKVSLDESNGSDLHNTQVEKPNTTEQPEKVTTVDAIDNVSFANGKGEEEGEGESFSRLHHLILDCSAMTYIDMSGLDMLQLMVTQFARAGVEVWLAGVPASTLSTLARAGFGDKVGTEKVFYSVFDALERLRCDESIVVRL, from the exons GATGAGGGGTCTGACGAAACGACTAGTTTCTGCCACCAGGATAAGATGGTGACCACTCCCGTCACCCCTACAGAACACGTGATCTTGAGGCGACATCTTTACACCCAGGTCGCCCTTGACGACACATACAAGGACCAATCAGAATCCTCCACGgcctgtgacgtcatcaaacgcACGTGCCAAGTCTCACCGAAATGCGTTGGCCGGCAAGCATTAAACTACTTCCCAGTTGCGAA GACACTTCGAGGCTACAAATGGAGACAGTGGGCGTTCGCAGACATCATCAGCGGCCTCTCTGTAGGTTTCATCCACATGCCTCAAGGCCTCGGCTTCGGCCTCTTGGCCTCCCTCAAGCCTGTCCACGGCCTCTACACCACCTTCTTCCCCATCCTCGTGTACCTCCTCTTCGGGACCTCCCCGCACGTGTCCATGGGAAGCAACGCCGTCATCGCCCTGCTGACGGCTGGCCTTGTAGAGCGAGAGACTGAACACTTGGTGTCTGCCCTGGGGGTGAACGAGACGCTGAGTGAAGAGGAGCTTCTAGAGTACAAG GTAGGCATTGCAGCGGCGTCATGCTTCGTCGGAGGTCTGATCCTGCTTGGAATGGGCATCTTACGCTTGGGGTTCATCACCAACTTCCTGGCTAAGTCCTTCATCGGCGGTTTTACCTTCGCCGCTGCTGTGCACATCTCTACTAGCCAG ATAGTGAAGATGCTACACCTGAAGCTACCGATGCGCACGGGGCTGGGCAAACTGGTGCTGACCTACATCGACATCTTCAGCAACATCCGTGACGTCAACGTGGCTGACCTCATCGTGGGCCTCCTCTGCATGGCGGTGCTCCTGGCGGTGAAACTGGGCATCAACGAGCGCTACAAACAGAAGCTGAAGATCCCCATCCCCATCGAGCTCATCGTGGTTATCCTCTCCACGCTCGTCTCCCACTTCGCCAAGCTCAACGAGAAGTTCGGGATCGCGATCGTCGGGGATGTTCCCGTGGGTATGCCGGCTCCGTCTCTGCCTCGCATGGAGAGTCTGCCCAGGGTGGCCACTGACGCCTTCGTCACCGCCATCCTCATCTTCGCCTTGACCATCTCTCTGGCCAAACTGACCGCCAAGCTCCATGACGTCATCATCGACGACAACCAGGAGCTCGTGGCCTACGGTCTGTGTCAGCTGGTGGGGTCCTTCTTCCAGAACTTTCCCTCCTGCACCGCCCCCCCTCGCACCATGATGTTGAGCTCTCTGGGGTCCAAGTCAACGCTTAACGGAGTGACGTCTGCTGTGTTTATCCTGCTGGTGTTGCTGGTGGTTGGGCAGCTGTTCGTCTCGCTCCCTATCGCTATGCTGGCGGCAATGATCATCGTCGCGATGAAGGATCTGTTGCTGCAG ATACGCAACCTGAAACCGTTCTGGCACGTCAACAAACCAGACTTCTTTATTTGGATTCTGACGGCCTTCGTCAGCGTCTTCGGTGACCTTGACATTGGCCTACTGGCGGGCGTGGTCTTCTCTATGGTAACGGTGTTGGTTGTCAGCCAGCTTGCCAAAGGGACACTACTCGGAAAGGCTAACAACGAAGACGTGATTGTCGACCTTGACCGGAAAGGCGTCAGTGCACCGCCAGGTGTTAAGATCTTTAG gttcgaatccgcaCTGTACTTCGCGAGCCAGGAGCGATTCAAGAATCAGCTATTCTCTCTGGTCATGAACCCCACCACCAGCCCCCGGAAAGACAAACGTGAGATGGTCATCCCTGACGTCTCCAAGGTCGACCTTGACAATCCCAACAAGGTCAGCCTCGATGAATCCAACGGCTCAGATCTCCACAACACTCAAGTCGAAAAGCCCAACACCACCGAACAACCAGAAAAGGTCACCACGGTCGATGCCATCGACAACGTGAGCTTTGCGAACGGGAAGGGAGAGGAAgaaggagagggggagagtttCAGCCGCTTGCACCATCTCATCTTGGACTGCTCGGCCATGACCTACATAGACATGTCCGGTCTAGACATGCTGCAGTTGATGGTGACACAGTTTGCACGTGCTGGAGTTGAGGTGTGGTTGGCCGGGGTGCCTGCCTCGACACTGTCCACGCTGGCTCGCGCGGGTTTCGGGGACAAGGTTGGGACGGAGAAGGTCTTCTACTCTGTCTTTGACGCCTTGGAGAGGTTACGATGCGATGAGAGTATTGTTGTCAGGCTGTGA
- the LOC138971507 gene encoding prestin-like isoform X1, whose translation MSKHLIQANMDEIWDEGSDETTSFCHQDKMVTTPVTPTEHVILRRHLYTQVALDDTYKDQSESSTACDVIKRTCQVSPKCVGRQALNYFPVAKTLRGYKWRQWAFADIISGLSVGFIHMPQGLGFGLLASLKPVHGLYTTFFPILVYLLFGTSPHVSMGSNAVIALLTAGLVERETEHLVSALGVNETLSEEELLEYKVGIAAASCFVGGLILLGMGILRLGFITNFLAKSFIGGFTFAAAVHISTSQIVKMLHLKLPMRTGLGKLVLTYIDIFSNIRDVNVADLIVGLLCMAVLLAVKLGINERYKQKLKIPIPIELIVVILSTLVSHFAKLNEKFGIAIVGDVPVGMPAPSLPRMESLPRVATDAFVTAILIFALTISLAKLTAKLHDVIIDDNQELVAYGLCQLVGSFFQNFPSCTAPPRTMMLSSLGSKSTLNGVTSAVFILLVLLVVGQLFVSLPIAMLAAMIIVAMKDLLLQIRNLKPFWHVNKPDFFIWILTAFVSVFGDLDIGLLAGVVFSMVTVLVVSQLAKGTLLGKANNEDVIVDLDRKGVSAPPGVKIFRFESALYFASQERFKNQLFSLVMNPTTSPRKDKREMVIPDVSKVDLDNPNKVSLDESNGSDLHNTQVEKPNTTEQPEKVTTVDAIDNVSFANGKGEEEGEGESFSRLHHLILDCSAMTYIDMSGLDMLQLMVTQFARAGVEVWLAGVPASTLSTLARAGFGDKVGTEKVFYSVFDALERLRCDESIVVRL comes from the exons GATGAGGGGTCTGACGAAACGACTAGTTTCTGCCACCAGGATAAGATGGTGACCACTCCCGTCACCCCTACAGAACACGTGATCTTGAGGCGACATCTTTACACCCAGGTCGCCCTTGACGACACATACAAGGACCAATCAGAATCCTCCACGgcctgtgacgtcatcaaacgcACGTGCCAAGTCTCACCGAAATGCGTTGGCCGGCAAGCATTAAACTACTTCCCAGTTGCGAA GACACTTCGAGGCTACAAATGGAGACAGTGGGCGTTCGCAGACATCATCAGCGGCCTCTCTGTAGGTTTCATCCACATGCCTCAAGGCCTCGGCTTCGGCCTCTTGGCCTCCCTCAAGCCTGTCCACGGCCTCTACACCACCTTCTTCCCCATCCTCGTGTACCTCCTCTTCGGGACCTCCCCGCACGTGTCCATGGGAAGCAACGCCGTCATCGCCCTGCTGACGGCTGGCCTTGTAGAGCGAGAGACTGAACACTTGGTGTCTGCCCTGGGGGTGAACGAGACGCTGAGTGAAGAGGAGCTTCTAGAGTACAAG GTAGGCATTGCAGCGGCGTCATGCTTCGTCGGAGGTCTGATCCTGCTTGGAATGGGCATCTTACGCTTGGGGTTCATCACCAACTTCCTGGCTAAGTCCTTCATCGGCGGTTTTACCTTCGCCGCTGCTGTGCACATCTCTACTAGCCAG ATAGTGAAGATGCTACACCTGAAGCTACCGATGCGCACGGGGCTGGGCAAACTGGTGCTGACCTACATCGACATCTTCAGCAACATCCGTGACGTCAACGTGGCTGACCTCATCGTGGGCCTCCTCTGCATGGCGGTGCTCCTGGCGGTGAAACTGGGCATCAACGAGCGCTACAAACAGAAGCTGAAGATCCCCATCCCCATCGAGCTCATCGTGGTTATCCTCTCCACGCTCGTCTCCCACTTCGCCAAGCTCAACGAGAAGTTCGGGATCGCGATCGTCGGGGATGTTCCCGTGGGTATGCCGGCTCCGTCTCTGCCTCGCATGGAGAGTCTGCCCAGGGTGGCCACTGACGCCTTCGTCACCGCCATCCTCATCTTCGCCTTGACCATCTCTCTGGCCAAACTGACCGCCAAGCTCCATGACGTCATCATCGACGACAACCAGGAGCTCGTGGCCTACGGTCTGTGTCAGCTGGTGGGGTCCTTCTTCCAGAACTTTCCCTCCTGCACCGCCCCCCCTCGCACCATGATGTTGAGCTCTCTGGGGTCCAAGTCAACGCTTAACGGAGTGACGTCTGCTGTGTTTATCCTGCTGGTGTTGCTGGTGGTTGGGCAGCTGTTCGTCTCGCTCCCTATCGCTATGCTGGCGGCAATGATCATCGTCGCGATGAAGGATCTGTTGCTGCAG ATACGCAACCTGAAACCGTTCTGGCACGTCAACAAACCAGACTTCTTTATTTGGATTCTGACGGCCTTCGTCAGCGTCTTCGGTGACCTTGACATTGGCCTACTGGCGGGCGTGGTCTTCTCTATGGTAACGGTGTTGGTTGTCAGCCAGCTTGCCAAAGGGACACTACTCGGAAAGGCTAACAACGAAGACGTGATTGTCGACCTTGACCGGAAAGGCGTCAGTGCACCGCCAGGTGTTAAGATCTTTAG gttcgaatccgcaCTGTACTTCGCGAGCCAGGAGCGATTCAAGAATCAGCTATTCTCTCTGGTCATGAACCCCACCACCAGCCCCCGGAAAGACAAACGTGAGATGGTCATCCCTGACGTCTCCAAGGTCGACCTTGACAATCCCAACAAGGTCAGCCTCGATGAATCCAACGGCTCAGATCTCCACAACACTCAAGTCGAAAAGCCCAACACCACCGAACAACCAGAAAAGGTCACCACGGTCGATGCCATCGACAACGTGAGCTTTGCGAACGGGAAGGGAGAGGAAgaaggagagggggagagtttCAGCCGCTTGCACCATCTCATCTTGGACTGCTCGGCCATGACCTACATAGACATGTCCGGTCTAGACATGCTGCAGTTGATGGTGACACAGTTTGCACGTGCTGGAGTTGAGGTGTGGTTGGCCGGGGTGCCTGCCTCGACACTGTCCACGCTGGCTCGCGCGGGTTTCGGGGACAAGGTTGGGACGGAGAAGGTCTTCTACTCTGTCTTTGACGCCTTGGAGAGGTTACGATGCGATGAGAGTATTGTTGTCAGGCTGTGA